TGACCCCGGCACCGGACGCGGTGCCCATCCAGCGGCTGGATCCGGCCCAGCGGGCCCGGGCCGCGCTGCTGCTCGGTGCCGAGGGCGCCGGGCTGACGAGCGCCGCGATGGCGGCCAGCGACGTACGCGTGGTGATCCCGATGCGGCGCGGCGTCGACTCGCTCAACGTCGCCGCCGCGACCGCGGTCGCCTGCTGGGAACTGGGCCGCGACGACCCGCACTGAGGGACCGTCGAGCCTCGCAGGTCACGGAGGGTAGCGTGTCGGCCGTGTTCCCTACCGTCCGTGAGGTCCTCGCGTTGGACCCGGTCCGCCACGGCGCCCCGCGCCTGCTCGCCGGGGCGGCCGGGCTGGACCGTCGGGTGCGTTGGGTCCACCTCGCCGAGGTACCGGACATCGCCACCCAGCTCGGCGGTGGTGAGCTGGTGCTCACCACGGGCATCGGGCTGCCGGCCGAGGACGCCGGGCTGCGGGCCTTCATCGGCGACCTCGCGGGCGTCGGCGTCTCCGGCCTGGTGGTCGAGCTGGGCCGCCGCTACGTCGACGGCGTACCCCGGGTGATGGTCGCCGCTGCCGAGCGTCACGGCCTGCCGCTGGTGGAGCTGCGCCGCGCCACCCCGTTCGTCCGGATCACCGAGGCGGTGCACGCCCTGATCGTGGACGCCCAGCTCACCGAGCTGCGCTCCACCGAGGAGATCCACCAGCGGTTCACCGAGCTGTCGGTGGAGGGCGCCGCCCCGGGAGAGGTGGTCCGGCAGGCGGCCGAGCTGTCCGGCTGCCCGGTGGTGCTGGAGAACCTGTCTCGCCAGGTGCTCGCGTACGACCCGGCGGGGGAGAACGCCGAACTGCTGCTGGACGGCTGGGAGCAGCACTCGCGGCGGGTCCGACCGGCCGGGCGCACGGCGTACGACGGGGCCAACGGCTGGCTGGTCACCACGGTGGGCGCCCGAGGGCAGGACTGGGGGCGGTTGCTGCTGCGCTGGCCCGCCGGGGGTGACCTGGCCGGTGGACGTCGCGTGCCCACGCGGGCCGACGCCGCTCCCGGCGAGCCGCCCACCCGGCTGAGAATCCTCGTCGAGCGGGCGGCGTCCACGCTGGCCCTCGGTCGGCTGATCCGGCGCGACGCCGAAGGGTTGGAGCGGCAGATCCACCGGACCCTGCTCACCGCCCTGCTCGACCACTCCCGTCCGGTCGACGAGGTCGCGCTGCGGGCCCGGGCGCTCGGGGTGCCGCTGGAGCGCCGGCACCTCGTCGGCGTGGTGGTCCGCTACCGCGCCGACGACCCGGCGGCGGAAACCGGCCCCCTCGGGGAGGAGGCGCACGCTGGTGAGGTGCCCGACGGCGGCGCGGACACCGGACCCGCCCGGCTGCGGGACCTCGCCGAGGCCGTCGGCCAGGCGCTCCGCGAGGCGAACCTGACCGGGCTCACCAGCGCCCTGGACGACCAGGCGGTCGGCGCCCTGCTCGCCCTGCCCGAGGCGGCGGCGGAGGATCGGGCGCTGTCCGCCTTCGCCGCCGCTCTGCGCCGGGCTGCCGCCCGACCGTCCGGCGGCGCCGGGCTGCTCGTCGCGGCAGGATCCGGCGTGGGCAGCCTGCGGGAGGCGCGCCGCTCGCTGATCGAGGCCCGCCAGGTCGCCGACGCGGCCCGTCGGGACCGCCGCGATCTGCCGATCTTCCGGCTGCCGCATGTGGGGCTGGCCGGGCTGCTGCACCTGCTGCGCGACGAGCCCCGGGTGCAGACCTTCGTCGAGCGGCAGCTCGGCGCGTTACTGGCCCACGAGGCGCAGCACCCCCGGGAGCGCCTGCTCGACACCCTGCGGGCGTACCTAGAACAGGGCCGGAACAAGTCGGCGGCGGCTGCCGCGGCACACCTGTCCCGGCCGGCGTTCTACGAGCGGCTGGCCCGCATCGGCCGGATCCTGGACGTCGACCTCGACTCCGTCGACGCCTGCCTCTCCCTCCACGTAGCCCTCCTGGCCCTAGACGCCATCCGCACCCCCTAACCCCCGCCCGCACCCTCCCCACCCAGACCCCGGCGATCTTGCACTTTCGGTCGCCGATACGTGACGTTTGCACCAAGTGTCGAGGCAGAAAGTGCAAGATCGCGGCAGCGGAGGGCGGGGGTGGGGGAGGGCGGGGGGTCAGGGGGTGAGGGTGTGGAGGGTTTTGGTGTAGGTGGGGGGGATGTAGTGGGGGGCGGCGGCGGGGGTGAAGGTGTCGGAGGTGGCGGCCGTCGCCCAGGCGGTGTCGGGGAGCGCGGCGACCAGGGCGCGGACCACCGGGGTGTCGCGCCAGTCGGGCTGCTGGGCGAGCAGGCTCAGCGCCACCACCGACTCCTCCACCTCGCCGACGCACTCGAACGGCTTGTGCCCGTCGATGCCGAGCAGCTCCCGGTAGCCCGGGAGCTGCGCCTCGTCGGCGAGCAGGTCCCCGCCGAAGATGTGGGTGATCCGTTCGCGGGGCATGAAGGGGGCCAGCGCCAGGAAGACGAACCGGCACTTGGGGCAGTCGCGGCACCAGCGCTTGCTGGCGTCACGGAGCTTGAACGCCGCGTTGCAGCTGGTCACCACGTCGTCGTAGCGGTCGATGCCGGCGAAGAGCCGGGCGATGTGCAGCTCCGACAGCGGGCGCAGCAGGGAGAAGTACGGTTCGGCGAGCCCGGCGTGCTCGGCGAGGGCCGCCCGCAGCAGCCCCTCCGCCTCCACACCCTTGGACCACTGGTGGTTGATCTCGTGACCGTTCCAGATCAGATTCGGATCCGATGCCGAACGCTCGTTGGACATCACCACCGGGCCCAGCCCGTGCAGCACCGCCGTGGCGACCGCGATCAGCGAGTTGATCGCGGTGACCGGGATGTGACCGTTGCGGGCACCGGCCGCGTTCAGGTCGAACAGCACCGGGTCGATGCGCCGCCGGGCCGCGAGCGGGGCGAGCCCGGACGCCTCGTTCACCGAGTTGATCACGTGGTTCGGGTTGACCGAGAAGGGCACCGGGTCGAGGCCGGCCCGGCGCAGCGCCTCCAGGCTGACGATCGAATCCTTGCCGCCGCCCACCGCCGACAGCGGGCGCCGGTCGGAGTTGTCGTACTCGGCGGCGGGTTTCACCCGGCCGTCCGGGATCACCGGCGTCAACTCCAGCACGTACGGCAGCTGGTTGCGGTACGCGTACTCGGCGAGGCCCTTGGTGTAGACGGCCGTGACGTACTCGACGGAGGCCGGGCCCAGCGGCGCCGGCAGCAGCAGCCGGCCCGGCGCGGCGGTCTTGTAGTAGCTGACCCCGGCGACCACGTGCAGCAGCTCCAGCACGCGGCCCAGGGCCGCCACGGCGGCGTCCGACGGCGACTCCTCCGGCACCGGCAACGTGATCACCTCGGTGAACCGCTGCTCGCCGTCGGGCCCGGTCAGGGCGTAGTCGAACAACACCTCCCCGGTGGAGAGGTCGATCGAGTAGGACGGGAAGGTGAAGGCTTCCATCCGCGCCAGCTGCGAGTTGAGCACACGCCATACTAGGCCCTGGTTCGTCCGGCCGTGCCCGGCTCCGCCGGACCGTGCCGTGCCCATGCCACCGCCGCACCCGAGGAGAACCTGTGCGTCTGTCTGACCTGCGCGGACGTCGAATCGCCGTCTGGGGGGCCGGCCGGGAGGGCCGGGCCGCGGTGACCGCGATCGCCGCCCACGGCCCGGCCGACCTGGTCGCCGTCGACGACAGCGCCAACTTCCTCTCGCTGCCCTGGGACGGGCCGCTGGCGGAGGCCGCCCCGCTGGTCACCGGCGAGGCGGGGTTCGCCCGGTTGACCGGTGCCGACGTGGTGATCCGCTCGCCGGGCGTGCCGCAGACCCACCCGTGGTTGGTGGAGTTGCGCCGGCGGGGCGTGACGGTCACCCAGGGCACGTCGCTGTGGATGGCCGACCACGGCGAGCGCACCATCGGGGTGACCGGCAGCAAGGGCAAGAGCACCACGTCGAGCCTGATCAGCCACCTGCTGACCGCGGTGGGCCGGCCGAACGTCTTCGGCGGCAACATCGGCGTGCCGACGCTGGACCTGCCGGAGGCGGAGCTGTACGTGCTGGAGCTGTCCAGCTACCAGTGCAGCGACCTGGCCGACTCGCCCCGGGTGGCCGTGGTCACCGCGCTCTTCCCCGAGCATCTCGACGCGCACGGCGGCGAACGGGAGTACTACCGCGACAAGCTCAACCTGCTCGCATACGGCCCGCGTACCGTGGTGGTCAACGGCGCGGACCCGCGGCTGGCGTTCGAGCTGGGTGATCGCGCGGCGGTCCGCGCCGGCACCGCCGACTCGGTGAACGTCGCCGCCGGCCCGGACGGTACGGCCTGGTTCCACCTGGTCGACCAGCCGCTCTTCCCGCGGGCGGTGCTGCCGCTGGTGGGTCGGCACAACGAGGGCAACCTCTGCGTGGCCCTGGCCGTGCTCGGCGCGATCGGCGTGGACCTGCTCGACCGCAAGGACGCCCTGGCCGTGGCGGTCGCCGAGTTCCAGGGGCTGGCCCACCGGCTGACCGAGATCGCCGACCCGTCCGGCCTGACCTTCGTCGACGACACCCTGGCGACCAGCCCGTACGCGGCCATCCACGCCATCGACGCGTACGACGGGCGGCCGTTGACCGTGATCGTCGGCGGTAACGACCGGGGCGTCGACTACACCCCGTTGCGCGAGCACCTGGCCGAGCGGGAGCTGACCGTGATCGGCATCCCGGACAGCGGCCCCCGGATCGTCGAGGCGCTCGACGGTCTGCCAAAGGTGCGCACCGAACTGGTCGAGGACCTCGCCGGCGCGGTGCAACTGGCCCGGCAGGTCACCCCGGCGGGCGGGGTGGTGCTGCTCTCGCCGGCCGCGCCGAGCTACGGCCGGTTCCGCAACTTCGAACACCGCTCCGAGGTCTTCGCCGAGGCCGTCCGCGCCACCGCCCCCGCCTGACCCTGCTCCGGGCTCGTGATCGTTTGACGGACAGTGTCTGGCCCGCCGGCGTGTCGGGTCACTGACGCGCAAACGATCGAGGTCACCCTCGGCCTTCCCAGCCGGACCTGAGCAGGCGCAGCGTGCCCGCGCCGGCCAGGTAGGCCACCAGCGCGACCACGGGCACTCCGAGCGGCTCCGGTGCGGTCTTCGCGGCCGCGCCGTTGGCCGCGAGCGCGTACACGACGGCGGCGAAGCCGGCCACGGTGAGCAGGGTGCGGGCAACCGCCCACCGGCCGGGCGGTTGGCTCGTGGTGGAGCGGCCGGTGCGGGCCTCGATCGGGCCGAAGATCGCGACCAGGACGGCCAGCACCACGGCCAGCATCAGCACCCAGGGCAGGCGCCAGGCCAGCCAGGCCGCCGAGCCGGCCGCCGGGGTGGGCAGCACGCCGAGCCCGTGCAGCGCGCCGACCAGCAGCACCGTCGCGCTCAGGTGCCACAGGAACACGGTCAGCACGACCGAGTTGACGGCGATCACCGCCTGCCATGGGCGGCTGCGGTGCAACCAGCGTTCCGCCCGCTCCCGCAGCAGCAGGATCAGCCCGAGCTGGGCGGTGGCGACCGCGAGCAGCGCCACGCTGGGCGGGGCGGCGTTGGCCAGCCGTTGACCGGGAAGGTTGATCATGCTGACCGGGTAGGGGCCCGGGCCGGTGAGCAGCACCGCCACCACGAGCCCGCCGACCAGCATGGCAGCCGCTGCCCGGGGTGACATCGGCAGGCACCGGCTCCGGACCCCGAGCCGCCGGCCCGCGCGATCCTCCGTGCCGCGCCCCTCCGTGGTGCGATCTTCCGTGGTGACGGCCGGCGGGATGGCGTCGAGGGGACGGCAGTGTCCCCGGCGAGCGTCGAACCAGGCGAAGCCGATCTGGTGGACGGCCAGCCAGCCGAGCAGGTAGCTGGGCAGGGCCAGCGCGGCCGGTCCGAGCGCGCGGCCCAGGTCACCGGCGGCCACCAGCAGCGCCAGCACCAGCGGCACCAGCAGCCCGTAGCGGCGGTGCAGCGCGTACATGAGCGGGGTCAGCGGCACCACCGCGAGGTAGGCGGCGAGGAACCACAGCGGGATGGTGGCGAACCAGACGACCGGGCGCACCTGGGCCGGCTCGGCGCCGGCCAGCCGGGCGATCAGCGCCCCGCCGGCGAGCACCAGGATCAGCGCGCTGGTCGGGCGCAGCAGCCGGGCGCTGCGGCCCAGCAGCCAACCGCCCGCGTCGCCGCCCCGGCGGCGGTGCGCGGCCAGTGAGGCGGCGTTGGCGTACCCGCCGACCAGGAAGAACACGGGCATGACCTGGACCGCCCAGGTCAACGGGTAGGCCCAGGGGATCGCGGTCAGGGCCGAGTGGCCGTCGGGTCGGCCGTGCTCGTCGTAGGAGACGGCGGCGATCGCCCAGTGACCGAGGACGACCAGCACGATGGCCAGCGCCCGGAGCAGGTCGAGGTAGCGCTCCCGGTCGGCCGGCGTCCGGGCGGCGAGGCGGGCCAGGCGGCGCATGGGTCCGAGGGTATGCCAGCCGGGGCGGTGCCGTCGGCGAAGGCGCGATCAGCCTGGACGTGCGGCTCCGGAGTGGTCCGCACGCGTCAGGCGGGCGGGCGGACGATGGGTGCGTGCAGGGCGGTCGGGTCGGTCACCTCGGGCAGGTCGCGGGCGGCGAGCCAGGCCGCGGCGGCGGCCCCGTCACCGGCGAGGCGCAGCGGCGCGTCCGGCCAGCGCCGTCGGGCCTCGGCGCGGACCGCGTCGGCCAGCGGGGTGTCGCCGGTCAGCAGCCCACCGCCGAGCACCAGCGGGGTGGTGTCCCCGGCCGGGCGGATCCGGCTGACCGTGGCGGCCAGGTGCGCGCCGGCCTGCCCGATCAGCGCGGCACCCGCCGGGTCACCGGCTGCGGCGGCGTCGACCACGAGCGGGGCGAGGCGGGCCAGCTCCACCGGCGGGCGGCGGGTGACGGCCTGCACGAGCGCGTCGACGGTGTCCCGGGTACGGGCCGCCACCTCGGTCGAGCCGGTCAACCGGGTGAGGACCCGTCGACCGAGGTCGTCCGGGTCGCCGCCGGTGTCGAGGGCGGCGAGCAGCCGGCGTACCGCCTGGTGGCCGAGCCAGAAGCCGGAGCCGATGTCGCCGAGCAGCCAACCGTGTCCGTCGGCGATCCGGTCCAGCCTCAGCTCGTGCACCCGCGCGGCGATCGCCCCGGTGCCGGCGACGAGGATGGTGCCCGCCGGGCTGGCGGCGCCCGAGGCGTACGCGACCAGGGCGTCGCCGTGCACCGCGTACGGGCAGCGCAGTCCGGCGGCCCGCCACGCGTCGTCGAAGGCGGTACGACCGGCCGGGTCGGCGAGCAGCCGGCCCGCCCCGGCCAACCCGATCGCCCCGGCCCGGACCCGGTCCGGGTCGACGTCGGCGAGCGCCTGTCGCAGGGCGGCGAGGAGTTCCCCGGCGGCCCGTGCGGCACCGTGGCTGGTGGGGTTGCCGCCGCCGGCCCGGCCCACGCCGAGCCGTTCGCCGTCGAGCGTCACCGCGATGGCCCGGGTGGACGTACCCCCGACGTCGAGGCCGACCACGACGGTGCTGGACATCGCCGCCCACCCTCCTCGACCGGACGCGTTCATGCTGGTCGCGCCGGCCTCCCGGGGCAAGGGAGGGGCCCGGTTCACCTCTGTGCGCCAGGTAACAGTTTGAAAACTTCGCCCACGGTCTTGACACAGAGGTGCCTTCAGTAAGAACTTTTACCACTAACAGTTAACAGTCTTTTCGGAAAGGCGTCCCATGGTTGATCACGAGGCGGACACCTCTGCGGGCACCGCGGTGGCCGACGCCGATGGGGTCGACCGGCGGGGCGCTCTCGGCGTCGCCTCCGACGGGACGCTGGCCCGGGTGCGCACCGGCGCCGCCGAACTGACCGGCGCGCTGCGCCGGGTCGCCGAGCACGTGCTCAGCGACCCGGAGGCGGCGGCGCGGGCCACCATCGTGGAACTGGCCGAGCGTAGCGGCACCTCGCCGGCCACGGTCACCCGCTTCTGCCGGGCGATGGGCTTCGACGGCTACGCCGACCTGCGGCTGGGCATCGCCGCCGAGACCGGTCGGGCCCGCTCGGCCGGCTGGACGGTCGACATCGGGCGCGAGATCCAGCCCGGCGACCCGCTCGAACGGGTGCTGGACCAGATCATCGCCGCCGACACCCGGGCCATGCACGACACCGCCGCGCTGCTCGACCTGGCCGAGGTGGAGCGGGCCGCCGTCGCCATCGCCGGTGCGCAACGGGTGAACATCTTCGGCGCCAGCGGCAGCGCCCTGGTCGGCGAGGAGATGCAGTTCAGCCTGCACCGCATCGGGGTGGCCGCGTGGGCCTGGAACGACGTGCACTCCGGGCTGGCCGCCGCCGCGCTGCTGCGGCCGGGCGATGTCGCGCTCGGCATCTCGCACAGCGGGCAGACCCGGGAGGCCATCGAGATGCTCGCCGAGGGGGGCAGCCGGGGCGCGACCACCATCGCGCTGACCGGTTTCCGCCGCTCGCCGCTGGCCGAACTGGCCGACATCGTCCTGCTCACCGCCAGCCAGGCCACCACGTTCCGGCCGGACGCGCTGTCGGCCCGGCACCCGCAACTGGTCGTCCTCGATCTGCTGTACATCGCGGTCGCCCAGCGCACCCACGACCGCGCCCACGCGGCCTTCCGGCGTACCGCCCAGGCCGTCGACGGGCACAAGGCCGCGAGGGGAGCCAGCGCATGATCAGTGCACAGGCGTACGCGGACGCCGTCCGGCCGGTCCTCGACCGGCTCGTCGACCGGCAGGCCGAGGCGCTCGGCCGGGCCGCCGACCTGATCGCGGCCAGCCTGCGCGACGGCGGGGTGCTACAGGCGTTCGGTGCCGGGCACTCGGAGGGCTTCGCCGCCGACCTGGTCGCCCGGGCCGGCGGGCTGGCCCCCACCAACCGGATCTCCCTGCACGACCTGGTGCTGCACGGCGACGCCCCGCGCGACGTGCTCGCCGACCCGAAGCTGGAGCGCGACCCGGCCGTCGCCCACCAGCTCTACGCGATCGCCGCACCGCAGCCGAGGGACGTGTTCGTGGTGGCGTCCCAGTCCGGCATCAACGGCTCGGTGGTCGAACTGGCCCTGCTGGCCACCCGGCACGGTCACCCGCTGATCGCGGTCACCTCGGTCGAACACACCGGACGGGTCGCCCCGCGCCACCCGTCCGGCCGGCGACTCGTCGATCTCGCCGACGTCGTGCTGGACAACGGCGCGCCGTACGGTGACGCACTGCTGCCGCTCGAGGGCGGCGGCGCGGTCTGTGCGGTCTCCTCGGTCACCTCGGCGCTGCTGGCGCAGCTGCTGACCGCTGAGGTCGTACGACGGTTCCACCAGGCCGGAGAGGTGCC
This is a stretch of genomic DNA from Micromonospora sp. WMMD1082. It encodes these proteins:
- a CDS encoding PucR family transcriptional regulator, which encodes MSAVFPTVREVLALDPVRHGAPRLLAGAAGLDRRVRWVHLAEVPDIATQLGGGELVLTTGIGLPAEDAGLRAFIGDLAGVGVSGLVVELGRRYVDGVPRVMVAAAERHGLPLVELRRATPFVRITEAVHALIVDAQLTELRSTEEIHQRFTELSVEGAAPGEVVRQAAELSGCPVVLENLSRQVLAYDPAGENAELLLDGWEQHSRRVRPAGRTAYDGANGWLVTTVGARGQDWGRLLLRWPAGGDLAGGRRVPTRADAAPGEPPTRLRILVERAASTLALGRLIRRDAEGLERQIHRTLLTALLDHSRPVDEVALRARALGVPLERRHLVGVVVRYRADDPAAETGPLGEEAHAGEVPDGGADTGPARLRDLAEAVGQALREANLTGLTSALDDQAVGALLALPEAAAEDRALSAFAAALRRAAARPSGGAGLLVAAGSGVGSLREARRSLIEARQVADAARRDRRDLPIFRLPHVGLAGLLHLLRDEPRVQTFVERQLGALLAHEAQHPRERLLDTLRAYLEQGRNKSAAAAAAHLSRPAFYERLARIGRILDVDLDSVDACLSLHVALLALDAIRTP
- the murD gene encoding UDP-N-acetylmuramoyl-L-alanine--D-glutamate ligase; this encodes MRLSDLRGRRIAVWGAGREGRAAVTAIAAHGPADLVAVDDSANFLSLPWDGPLAEAAPLVTGEAGFARLTGADVVIRSPGVPQTHPWLVELRRRGVTVTQGTSLWMADHGERTIGVTGSKGKSTTSSLISHLLTAVGRPNVFGGNIGVPTLDLPEAELYVLELSSYQCSDLADSPRVAVVTALFPEHLDAHGGEREYYRDKLNLLAYGPRTVVVNGADPRLAFELGDRAAVRAGTADSVNVAAGPDGTAWFHLVDQPLFPRAVLPLVGRHNEGNLCVALAVLGAIGVDLLDRKDALAVAVAEFQGLAHRLTEIADPSGLTFVDDTLATSPYAAIHAIDAYDGRPLTVIVGGNDRGVDYTPLREHLAERELTVIGIPDSGPRIVEALDGLPKVRTELVEDLAGAVQLARQVTPAGGVVLLSPAAPSYGRFRNFEHRSEVFAEAVRATAPA
- a CDS encoding acyltransferase encodes the protein MRRLARLAARTPADRERYLDLLRALAIVLVVLGHWAIAAVSYDEHGRPDGHSALTAIPWAYPLTWAVQVMPVFFLVGGYANAASLAAHRRRGGDAGGWLLGRSARLLRPTSALILVLAGGALIARLAGAEPAQVRPVVWFATIPLWFLAAYLAVVPLTPLMYALHRRYGLLVPLVLALLVAAGDLGRALGPAALALPSYLLGWLAVHQIGFAWFDARRGHCRPLDAIPPAVTTEDRTTEGRGTEDRAGRRLGVRSRCLPMSPRAAAAMLVGGLVVAVLLTGPGPYPVSMINLPGQRLANAAPPSVALLAVATAQLGLILLLRERAERWLHRSRPWQAVIAVNSVVLTVFLWHLSATVLLVGALHGLGVLPTPAAGSAAWLAWRLPWVLMLAVVLAVLVAIFGPIEARTGRSTTSQPPGRWAVARTLLTVAGFAAVVYALAANGAAAKTAPEPLGVPVVALVAYLAGAGTLRLLRSGWEGRG
- a CDS encoding BadF/BadG/BcrA/BcrD ATPase family protein, whose translation is MSSTVVVGLDVGGTSTRAIAVTLDGERLGVGRAGGGNPTSHGAARAAGELLAALRQALADVDPDRVRAGAIGLAGAGRLLADPAGRTAFDDAWRAAGLRCPYAVHGDALVAYASGAASPAGTILVAGTGAIAARVHELRLDRIADGHGWLLGDIGSGFWLGHQAVRRLLAALDTGGDPDDLGRRVLTRLTGSTEVAARTRDTVDALVQAVTRRPPVELARLAPLVVDAAAAGDPAGAALIGQAGAHLAATVSRIRPAGDTTPLVLGGGLLTGDTPLADAVRAEARRRWPDAPLRLAGDGAAAAAWLAARDLPEVTDPTALHAPIVRPPA
- a CDS encoding MurR/RpiR family transcriptional regulator codes for the protein MVDHEADTSAGTAVADADGVDRRGALGVASDGTLARVRTGAAELTGALRRVAEHVLSDPEAAARATIVELAERSGTSPATVTRFCRAMGFDGYADLRLGIAAETGRARSAGWTVDIGREIQPGDPLERVLDQIIAADTRAMHDTAALLDLAEVERAAVAIAGAQRVNIFGASGSALVGEEMQFSLHRIGVAAWAWNDVHSGLAAAALLRPGDVALGISHSGQTREAIEMLAEGGSRGATTIALTGFRRSPLAELADIVLLTASQATTFRPDALSARHPQLVVLDLLYIAVAQRTHDRAHAAFRRTAQAVDGHKAARGASA
- a CDS encoding SIS domain-containing protein → MISAQAYADAVRPVLDRLVDRQAEALGRAADLIAASLRDGGVLQAFGAGHSEGFAADLVARAGGLAPTNRISLHDLVLHGDAPRDVLADPKLERDPAVAHQLYAIAAPQPRDVFVVASQSGINGSVVELALLATRHGHPLIAVTSVEHTGRVAPRHPSGRRLVDLADVVLDNGAPYGDALLPLEGGGAVCAVSSVTSALLAQLLTAEVVRRFHQAGEVPPIYLSANVPGGDEHNLALESRYAGRLRRTA